The Triticum aestivum cultivar Chinese Spring chromosome 7B, IWGSC CS RefSeq v2.1, whole genome shotgun sequence genome window below encodes:
- the LOC123158922 gene encoding CBS domain-containing protein CBSX2, chloroplastic isoform X2, with amino-acid sequence MGARLLLLSFDCPAVAGGRRSRLSAVPRMSSGAPLVRPPASSVCAFAVTAARGNLPHHTSVVVEGGGVYTVGDFMTKREQLHVVKPSTSVDEALERLVEHRITGFPVTDDHWNLVGVVSDYDLLALDSISGIVWNCCEMDKLRLTYFLRWTALGKYILKGLDG; translated from the exons ATGGGCGCCAGGCTGCTGCTCCTCTCCTTCGACTGCCCGGCCGTCGCTGGCGGGCGGCGGTCTCGTCTGTCTGCAGTGCCACGGATGTCTTCCGGTGCCCCCCTCGTGCGGCCCCCAGCCTCATCCGTCTGCGCGTTCGCGGTCACCGCCGCTAGAGGCAACCTGCCGCACCACACCTCCGTGGTTGTG GAGGGTGGTGGAGTTTACACTGTTGGTGACTTTATGACTAAAAGGGAACAACTCCATGTTGTGAAACCATCCACTTCAGTAGATGAAG CTCTTGAGAGGCTGGTGGAGCATCGAATAACTGGCTTTCCTGTTACCGATGATCACTGGAATTTG GTTGGTGTGGTCTCAGATTATGATCTGTTAGCACTGGACTCGATATCAGGTATTGTTTGGAATTGCTGT GAAATGGACAAGCTGAGGCTGACATATTTCCTGAGGTGGACAGCACTTGGAAAGTACATTTTGAAAGGCTTGGACGGATAA
- the LOC123158922 gene encoding CBS domain-containing protein CBSX2, chloroplastic isoform X1 — MGARLLLLSFDCPAVAGGRRSRLSAVPRMSSGAPLVRPPASSVCAFAVTAARGNLPHHTSVVVEGGGVYTVGDFMTKREQLHVVKPSTSVDEALERLVEHRITGFPVTDDHWNLVGVVSDYDLLALDSISGNGQAEADIFPEVDSTWKVHFERLGRIIDLIVSHGYASTFRTTPSLTCTRTHTRAYAYTQVVEVVCHWMWDDM; from the exons ATGGGCGCCAGGCTGCTGCTCCTCTCCTTCGACTGCCCGGCCGTCGCTGGCGGGCGGCGGTCTCGTCTGTCTGCAGTGCCACGGATGTCTTCCGGTGCCCCCCTCGTGCGGCCCCCAGCCTCATCCGTCTGCGCGTTCGCGGTCACCGCCGCTAGAGGCAACCTGCCGCACCACACCTCCGTGGTTGTG GAGGGTGGTGGAGTTTACACTGTTGGTGACTTTATGACTAAAAGGGAACAACTCCATGTTGTGAAACCATCCACTTCAGTAGATGAAG CTCTTGAGAGGCTGGTGGAGCATCGAATAACTGGCTTTCCTGTTACCGATGATCACTGGAATTTG GTTGGTGTGGTCTCAGATTATGATCTGTTAGCACTGGACTCGATATCAG GAAATGGACAAGCTGAGGCTGACATATTTCCTGAGGTGGACAGCACTTGGAAAGTACATTTTGAAAGGCTTGGACGGATAATAGACTTAATTGTGTCGCATGGTTATGCATCTACCTTTAGGACCACCCCCTCCCTCAcatgcacacgcacgcacacacgcgcatacgcaTACACACAAGTTGTAGAGGTAGTTTGTCACTGGATGTGGGATGACATGTAG